Sequence from the Bryobacteraceae bacterium genome:
GCGATGCTCGACCATTCGTTTGACCCGGACCACAACCGCTCCGTGATCACGATCGCGGGACCGCCGGATGCGGTGCTCGAGGCCGCGCTGGCAGCAGCAGCCGCGGCGCGCGATTCCATCGATCTGCGCCGCCATCACGGCGTGCATCCGCGGATCGGAGCGCTCGACGTTCTGCCGTTCGTGCCCCTCGAAGGCGCTTCGATGGCCGATTGCGTCCGCCTTGCCGGGCGCGCCGCCGAACGTCTGTGGCGCGAACTCGGGATCCCGGCGTACCTTTACGAATCCGCCGCGCGCCGGCCCGAGTGCCGCAATCTCTCCGACGTGCGTCGCCTTGCCGGCTCGATTCCGCCCGATGTCGGTGGCCCCGCTCATCACCTCACCGCCGGCGCGACCGCCGTGGGCGCGCGGCCGTTTCTGATCGCGTTCAATGTGAACCTCGCCGCCGACGACGTGGAAGCGGCGCGCACCATCGCCGCCGCCGTCCGCGAGTCCTCGGGCGGCCTGCCGCGCGTCAAGGCGCTCGGGCTGCGGCTCGCGTCCCGCGGCATCGCCCAGGTCTCGATGAATCTGACCGACTTCACCGTGACCCCGGTGGCCACGGCCTACGATCGCATCGCCGCAGAAGCCGCCGACCTCGGCGTGGAGATCCTCGAAAGCGAACTCATCGGGCTCGCCCCACGCGCCGCCATCGACGAAGCCGTCGCCCTCCACTGCCGCATCGCCCGCTGGGACGCTACGCGAATTCTCGAAAACCGCATCCCGCCGGCAGCCTCCGCCACTCACCTGTGATACCGTAAATCTTTATTTCTCGAAGGAGCTCCCAGCCAAATGAAAAAAGGCTTCTACGGGTGGTGGATCGTCGCCGCCTGTTTTCTGACGTTCGGCATCTCGACCGGCTTTCCCTACTACAACATCGCCTTCTTCTTTGACTACTTCCGCGATCAGCACTCCTGGCCGATCAGCTTCGTGACCCTCGGCGCTCCCGTCGCCGTTTTGCTCACCATCTGGGCCGGGCCGACCATCATCCCGAAAGTCAGCCCCCGATTGCTGATCGTCATCGGCACGGGGATGACGTTCATCGCCTTCCAGTGGTTCTCACGCCTCAGCGGCGCGCAGTGGGAATACTACGCCGCGTGGTGCCTGTACATGATCGGCTACTTCCTTTCCGGGCCCATCCCGCACCAGATCATCATCAGCAACTGGTTCAAGGAAAAGCGGGGGCGTGCGATGGGCATCACCTACGTGGGCGTGGCCGTGGTCGGTTCGTTCGGCAACAAGCTCGGGCCGTATCTGGCCTCGCAGATGCACTACACCGAGGCGCTGAAGTATATGGGATTCCTCTTGCTGCTCGCGTGGCCCATCGCGCTGTTCATCATCAAGGACAAGCCGTCCGACGTCGGGCAGTTTCCCGACGGCAAGGATCATCCGCCGGTGGAATCCGCTGATTCCGCCAGCCAGTCCGTCACCGAACCGCCCAAGGATTTCAGCTATCTCTTCAAGCACGCGGCATTCTGGTTCCTGCTCGTGGGCAGCGCGGCGTCCATCGGCTCCATCGCCGCAGTGAACTTCCATATGAAGTTCGTGTTCGAGTCCCAGGGCTTCACCGATCAGGCCGCCCGCAACGCCATCTGGAGCACTGCGTCGGTATGGGTGCTGTGGTCGAGTATCGCCGGACGCCTGCTCGCCGGTTATCTCGCCGACAAGTATCCGCGCAAGCTGGTGATGCTCGTGACGTATTTCGTGGTGGCGCTCGCCATCCCGACGCTCTTCCTCGTGCGGCCCGAACAGACCAGCTTCGTCTATATCTTCGCCCTGATCTTCGGCTTCGCCATGGGCGCCGACTACATGCTGATCCCGCTGATGGCGGCCGACCAGTTCGGGCTGTCGACGCTCCCGCGCGCCATGTCGGCGATTCTGCCCACCGACACCATCGCGCAGTTCTGGTGGCCGAATCTGATCGCACGCCTGCGAGACCTGGTCGGCGGCAACTACACCACGGCCATGATGGCCGTGTTCCTGACGGCGTTCCTTGGCGCCGTGGCCATCGCGCTATTGCCGAAGCATCGCGACCAGGACGCCACTTGACGTAGGGCTTGCCGGCGTCAGGACAGGAGCGAGATCAACCCCACCATGTCTCGCCGGTGGCGAGGTGCGCGCGGACCACATCCGGGTTCAGTTCGAAGCCGAGGCCGGGCTTCTCCGGCAGCGTGATAAACCCGCCCTTGATGTATGGCCCGTCGAGTTGCAGCACTTGGTCCATCCAATCGCCCTTGCCGGTGATGGTTTCGCAGGCGATGTAGTCGCGAATCGTCGACGCCCAGTTGACCGTCGCCCAAGTGCACAACTGCGACCCGGTGTTGTGCGTCGCCATCGGCAGATTGAATACTTCGGCGAAATCAGCGATGCGCTTGGTCTCGAGAAACCCGCCGGAGTTGCGGAGGTCCGGGTGCAGGATATCGCAGCCCTGGTTGACGATGAAATCCTTAAACCCGTGCCGGCGAATCAGGTTCTCACCGGTGCAGATGGGCACTTTGGAATATTCGCAGAGCCTGGACCAGGCGGGCGTATATTCCACCTGCATCGGATCCTCGAACCACAACGGCTTGATCGACTCGATCGCGTCGGCGTATTGCATCGACGTGCGGACATCGTACTCCCAATGGCAGTGAACCATGATGTCGTGATCCCAGCCGATGGCCTCTCGGCAGTTGTCAAAACCCTGGCGAATCTGAATGAGCTCTTTGGTGCTCAACTGACGGTTGAGAAGGTCGCGGCCGGGGTCGTTTTCCGGCGTGGTGTGCCGCATGCCGAACTTGTGCGCGGAAAATCCGGCCGGATCGGACTTCACCTTCTGCGCCCATTCACGGCAGCTCGCCTTGTCGAGCATGTTGCGCGGCGCGGCGTGATCGTAGACGCGGACCTTGCCCCGGAAGCGCCCGCCGAGCAGTGTCGTCGTCGGCACGCCGAGCGTCTTCCCGGCGAGATCCCACAGCGCCATTTCGATGCCGCTCACGGCTCGCATCAGCATGTGCGCCGAGCCCTCCGTGCGCTGCGGCCAGTCTGTGTAGATGACGTCGATGCCGAGCGGATCCTTGCCAATGAGATTCTTCTTCAGCGCGAGCATCTGCTCCTTGACGCCGACGCCGGGACTGCCATAGCCTTCGCCGATCCCGTGGAGGCCGTCGTCGGAGATGATCTTCACGTAGGTGTAGTTGCGGTCCGGCCCCTGCATCACCATCACCTGAAGGTCGCGGATCTTGGTCTTGCCTTTCAGCGGCGCGGCGAGGGCGTGGTAGTTCGCCAGCCAGGGAGCGGCCGCGGCTCCGGCGAGGAACTGGCGTCGTGTGAACATGCTCATGGTCCCGCCCATTGTATTCCAAGTTCGATAAGATGATCGGCCATGCGAACGGCAATCCTGTTCCTTGCCGCGGCGTCCATCGCGGCCGCCCAGGCGGCGCGCCCCTACCTGCCGGCGAAGATCGCGCCCGCGGACGCCGAATTGTTCGGGAAACTGGCGAACACGGAGCTTGAGACGCTGTGGTCGGCGGTGGTGGCCGAAGGCTACCCGCTGTGCTTCATTCACGAGCTGGACCCGGTCCACAATGACCGCACCATGGTCGGCCGCGCGCGCACCATCCGCTACCTGCCGAATCGCAAGGATGTTCGCGAGAAGTTGTACGGCGCCGGTCCGCAGTTGAACTACAAAGGTTCCGAGGAAGCCGAGCCCGGCGACATTCTCGTGTTCGACGCCGGCGGAGAAACGGGCTCGGCGGTGACGGGTGTGATGACCACCACGCGATTCATGGCCCGTGGCGGAGTGGGTATGATCGCCGACGGCGCGTTCCGCGACGTACCGGGAATGGCGAAGCTGCCGATCCAGGTCTACATGCGCCGCGGGCAGGCCGCGTCGGTGAGTCCGGGGATGATGAGCGTCGATTACCAGGCGCCCGTGCGGATCGGCGGGGTCACTGTGATCCCGGGCGATATTCTGGTCGGCCAGCGCCACGGCATCCTGGTAATCCCCGCTTCGATCGTGCACAAGGTGCTTGAGAAGGCATCGTCGAGTTGGGAGCGTGAGCAGTTCCAGGAGGAACTGCTCACAAGCGGAGAGTCGCTCTACGGCGTCTATCCGCGGCTGAACGAAGCGAATCAGAAGCGCTTCGAGGAATGGCGGAAGCGGAAGGCGCGTTAAATCCGGAAGCCGCCGCCAACCACAAGGCTTTCGCCGCTCACCCAGGACGAGTCGTCCGACGCGAGGTAGATGGCGGCCTTCGCGATGTCATCCGGCGTCCCAAGCCGCTTCAC
This genomic interval carries:
- the ftcD gene encoding glutamate formimidoyltransferase, which translates into the protein MTNSVLIESVPNFSGPPAPMTAAIAAAIATNGRAAMLDHSFDPDHNRSVITIAGPPDAVLEAALAAAAAARDSIDLRRHHGVHPRIGALDVLPFVPLEGASMADCVRLAGRAAERLWRELGIPAYLYESAARRPECRNLSDVRRLAGSIPPDVGGPAHHLTAGATAVGARPFLIAFNVNLAADDVEAARTIAAAVRESSGGLPRVKALGLRLASRGIAQVSMNLTDFTVTPVATAYDRIAAEAADLGVEILESELIGLAPRAAIDEAVALHCRIARWDATRILENRIPPAASATHL
- a CDS encoding MFS transporter — encoded protein: MKKGFYGWWIVAACFLTFGISTGFPYYNIAFFFDYFRDQHSWPISFVTLGAPVAVLLTIWAGPTIIPKVSPRLLIVIGTGMTFIAFQWFSRLSGAQWEYYAAWCLYMIGYFLSGPIPHQIIISNWFKEKRGRAMGITYVGVAVVGSFGNKLGPYLASQMHYTEALKYMGFLLLLAWPIALFIIKDKPSDVGQFPDGKDHPPVESADSASQSVTEPPKDFSYLFKHAAFWFLLVGSAASIGSIAAVNFHMKFVFESQGFTDQAARNAIWSTASVWVLWSSIAGRLLAGYLADKYPRKLVMLVTYFVVALAIPTLFLVRPEQTSFVYIFALIFGFAMGADYMLIPLMAADQFGLSTLPRAMSAILPTDTIAQFWWPNLIARLRDLVGGNYTTAMMAVFLTAFLGAVAIALLPKHRDQDAT
- a CDS encoding mandelate racemase/muconate lactonizing enzyme family protein — its product is MFTRRQFLAGAAAAPWLANYHALAAPLKGKTKIRDLQVMVMQGPDRNYTYVKIISDDGLHGIGEGYGSPGVGVKEQMLALKKNLIGKDPLGIDVIYTDWPQRTEGSAHMLMRAVSGIEMALWDLAGKTLGVPTTTLLGGRFRGKVRVYDHAAPRNMLDKASCREWAQKVKSDPAGFSAHKFGMRHTTPENDPGRDLLNRQLSTKELIQIRQGFDNCREAIGWDHDIMVHCHWEYDVRTSMQYADAIESIKPLWFEDPMQVEYTPAWSRLCEYSKVPICTGENLIRRHGFKDFIVNQGCDILHPDLRNSGGFLETKRIADFAEVFNLPMATHNTGSQLCTWATVNWASTIRDYIACETITGKGDWMDQVLQLDGPYIKGGFITLPEKPGLGFELNPDVVRAHLATGETWWG